A window of Primulina tabacum isolate GXHZ01 chromosome 4, ASM2559414v2, whole genome shotgun sequence contains these coding sequences:
- the LOC142541680 gene encoding uncharacterized protein LOC142541680, whose product MGCGESKHAVATANTTVAKSKSKRSESNSNPPVQNVAANESVNAKENEIPEAIFEKKEGETLEDGKKNTLAKQEDIGNGASGEEGEGNAQTSSDYKTKEDGAKNQELEKGCAKDPENVVAGGDEEEKAMNSCDHSHDPPTKNEEGLQLEYKESTSVGEEENANAADSKTN is encoded by the exons ATGGGTTGTGGAGAATCGAAGCATGCTGTTGCAACAGCCAACACAACTGTTGCCAAAAGCAAGAGCAAAAGATCAGAATCCAACAGCAACCCACCTGTTCAAAACGTTGCCGCGAATGAATCTGTAAATGCGAAGGAAAATGAAATCCCAGAAGCCATATTCGAGAAAAAAGAAGGCGAAACCTTGGAGGATGGAAAGAAAAATACCCTAGCAAAACAGGAGGATATCGGAAATGGAGCATCCGGGGAAGAAGGAGAAGGGAACGCGCAGACGTCTTCGGATTATAAAACGAAAGAAGACGGTGCGAAAAATCAAGAACTGGAGAAGGGCTGCGCAAAAGATCCGGAGAATGTTGTTGCAGGTGGCGATGAAGAAGAGAAAGCAATGAATTCATGTGACCATTCGCACGATCCCCCGACTAAAAATG AGGAGGGACTTCAATTGGAGTACAAAGAGTCTACCTCTGTAGGAGAAGAG GAAAATGCTAATGCGGCGGATTCGAAGACAAATTGA